The following nucleotide sequence is from Manis pentadactyla isolate mManPen7 chromosome 13, mManPen7.hap1, whole genome shotgun sequence.
ACCATCAGTTGATTCGGTATCAAACAGAGTATGAAagacatgaaaacaaacaaaagaaaacgcCATGAGAACGCCGAGTGAAAGCGAGGCGGCGGTCCGGACCTGAAGCCGGATCATCTGCCTAGCCCTTCTGCGGCCACCCTGTTGATACTCAAGAAGGGGGGCAAGAGAAGTCTGGTAAAGGGAGGCACATAACATAGCACTTTTATTGAAGATATTAAAACTGGTCATTGTATTTCACCACAAACAAATTCTAACCCACTGAGACAGACAAGGGACCGTTGAACTCTGCGTGACCTCAGGAAACCAGCACCCCCCTGGGCACAGTAGGACTCGTTTAACTCACTGTGAAGGAACCCCTGGATTCATTCAGTGTTTTacacagtgaaaataaattaCCGTGGCCATCACGAACAgctcatttttattattcaaacATCCCTTACTTTCCTCCATCAGCTAACTACTCAGTTACTTTTTTAATTGATGTTATGGGTTCAGTTGTgttctcccaaaattcatatgttgaagccctaacttctgGTGTGACTGGCATTCTTACCAAAAAGTGAGGTTTGggagcagacacacacacacagagcaccacATGGGAGTTTATTCAGCCGTGATGGGGGTTATGCAGCAGAGAGTGGCAAATGCCAAAGCTTGCTAGAAAGCCAGAAGAACCCAGCCTAGAGGCACAGAACAGATTCTCTTCACAGCCCTAGGAGACAGCCAAGCCTGCTGACACTTGTGGCATCTGACCTCTAGACTCCTGACCTggaaacaatacatttttattgggaTTTTTTGTGTTAGGCATGAATTTATATGAACTCAATTCCTTCTCCTTTGTTCTTGAATATGTGTCAATATTGTTATGAATTAATGAGGCAAAAGTGTATGCCAGTTTGTAAAACAAAAAGTTTAGGGAAATATGCAATGTTATGAAAGATTTATAAAATATACAATGTTAAGGAAATATTTATACAGGTTCTTAGTCCACAGGTACAGATAGAGGATTATGCTAtagaaataaactaaaataaatttcaaattgaCATAGCCAATTTGTATGTTGATACTAATAAGTAATTAGTTAATACTAGTAATAATAAATAGTAGTCATGTTTTCATATATGCCAGATGTgatattttactaaaaaaaaccctgatagatgacatatctgagaagaaaattaacttttttgtgtgtgtttttccctCCTTTCAAAAAGATATTAGATTTTGGAAGACTCGTCTTTGGATAcattcttttttcatgtttttctactCTTGGTAGagccatttttccatttttatagtgTATGGAAAATATctaagaattttaaatatttctcaaaccTTGGATTTCACTTGGAAATCCCTActcattttttttagaaaatagagtgatgcaaaacacaaaataattattttataagatCAAACACTCAGGTTTAGATAATGTAATTTAGGGGTAGGCAATCTAATGTGCAAAACACAGAAATTAGTGGATTTTACAGAAGTTTGAGTCTTACTAAGAGACATTTGAATAAATCCAAAGATAATCTTTATAATTTTCCTGAATAAAACTTCCTTGATATTACTTTCCTTACGGCTTTCTTTACTTGTTTGTTTCTAAGACTGTAGATGATAGGATTCAAGAATGGGGGAACTATGgtataaaatacagaaagaatcaTGTCCAGAACTGTGTCAGAGGCTCCTGAAGGCCTTAGATACACACAGCTGCCAGAACCGAGGAAGACAGAGAACACAAGGATGTGAGGGACACACGTAGAGAAGGCCTTGCCTCGCTCTCTGGGCGGAAACTTGAGCACAGTGGAAAGTATGTGAAAGTATGACATGGCAATGAAGATGAAGCAGCCACCATAAATCCCCATGGCGGAGATAAAAATTAAGAGCTCATTGATGAAAGTGTCAGAGCAGGAGAGGCTCAACAGAGAGGGGATGTCACAGAAGAACTGACGGACCACGTTGTACTGACAGAAGGACAGCTGGAATGTGTTCCCTGTGTGCACAGCTGCATAGATGAACCCAATGAGCAGGGAGACCAGTGTTGTCCAGACACAGAATTGGTGGTTCATGATGACGGGGTAGTGGAGgggctggcagatggccacatagcggtcacggGCCATGATGGTGAGGAACAGAAGCTCCACAAATACACAATAAATGACCAGGAAGATCTGAGCTGCACAGCCAGGCACTGAAATGACCCTGTTGTCAGTGAGGGAGTTGACACAGGCATTGGgcacagtgacagaaatgtagcaCATGTCTAAGATGGACATgttcctgaggaagaagtacatgggcgtGTGAAGGTTCTGGTCCAGAGTGGTGGCAGTGATGATGAGAAGATTCCCCAAAAGGGTGGCTAAGTACATCAGTAGGAATAACAGGGCATGTAGGACACTTAACTCCAGCATCTCAGCAAAGCCCACGAGGAGAAATTCAGGTACCATGGTGGAATTGGCCATTTCTGGAAATGCTGGTTGACACAAATGTGCTGGAACACAAAAGGGTTAAACAATGAAAgacaggaaatagaaaaataaataataaaattgtctGAGTTTCTTTCACAGTGCTTACTTCTGTTTTATTCTGTTGGAATTTTTGTTGTGGGAAGTTCCACCTTTGGACTCCTGGCCTGCTTGTCTCATTCTTTGTCTGGAGCAGAGGAAAGGAGCAGGGCTCTGAGGGCTGGGTTCTTGGATCCTGCTGCTTGGCCGGGACACACAGTCTGTGGACCCCTCACTGCACTTGCATCTGGCTAATGGAGTATGTTGCTTAATGAAGGTCAACACTGACATTTATAAAAAGATCTTTTACTTGAAGTAAGTTCTCAGAGAGAGTTGTTCAGAGCTTTTCTGTCTATGGATGAGTGTAAATCCGTAACTAGATTTATCAACATAAGGGAAATTAAGATTAAGAATTTCTACGCTTTTATAAAATCTTGGCATTGCCATGATATCCAAAGCTGGAACCGATAGATTTATAGTTTgtaacattttcaaatataattttaccagaaagttatttaaatttttgaaaagaatcacttactaaatgtttggaagaaaaataaaacttcatgaGAGCATGTTCAAGAGGCACCTGTCTAGCTGAAGTGAACTCTTTGGTAGTTAAAGATTAATGTGAGATCaggaatggattaaagatggtggcgtgagaggagagacagaggcttcctcctgaaACaggatataataagaaaatatagttggcacaactaatcctgagagagcaacaggaaagaggacggcatcagactgcacacacctggagaaaagagcagacatcaccaaacggggtaatgtaccagagctgaggctccatgggacccgagaccctcccccaccccagttcaccagtgggaggaagagaaatagggcAGGGAGGGTGTGGAAGGCTTggtactgctgaatacctagctccggagatgtgctctgggtgCACAAACAAACACTTCATGGTGTTTCATGAGACTCGAATGACTaacgggttggaaagttaatacaggcagagttcctggggagactgggattctggctgcttgtggaaggCAGGGATCCATatgtggctgctctgggacaaaaacttttacctgtgtgcctggccaactggctcaggcagtggagacaggcaaagcagccaggaggcggggaacacctctttcctccccacaggcaccagtaccactcccctgtgactccaacattgcttcaggggttgagcagctccagaatagagcttctggacactagaggatgatatatacaaacatgaaatgccaaaggaaccttgtccagagtaaaattattaatacaattcctgagaaagatttaaatgatatagaacttgtgactcttcctgaaagggagttcaaaataaaaatcatcaacattctaatggaggtacagaaagacatccaagaactcaggaatgaattcaggttggagatccaatcatctaagagcacgatggagggtattaaaagcaggttggatacggtggaggagacgataaatgaaatataaactagagaagaggaatacaaagaagctgaggcagagagagaaaaaaggatctctgagaatgaaagaaaatagaaagaactatgtgaccaatccaagcggaacaatatttgcattatagggataccagaagaagaagacagcaagaaagggatagaaagtgtctttgaggaggtagttgctgaaaacttccccaatctgaggaaggagatagtctctcaggccatggatatccacagatcttccaacacaagggacccaaggaagacaacaccaagacacagagtaattaaaatgggaaagatgaaggataaggacagactgttaaaagcagccagaggcagaaataagctcacatacaaaggaaagcccatcaggccaaTACCAGACTGCTCAGCAGAAAatttacaggctagaagagactggcatgatgtatttaatgcaatgaagcagaagggcctggaaccaagattactttatccagcaagattatcatttaaatttgaaggagggattaaacaatttccagataagcaaaagctgagagagtttacctcccacaaaccatctctgcagtctattttgcagggactgctatagatggaagtgttcctagggttgaatagctgtcatcagaggtagtAAAAACAtgatagggagggtggagcagctgtttgtgaggcaaatgcaaaattaaattgactatccccaaagtcaatcaagggatagacaaaaagtacagaatttgatacctaatatataaagaatgaaggaggagaaacagaaaagaacccttagattgtgtttgtaacagcgtactgagttaagttagactcttagatagtaaggaaagtaacctggaaccattggtaaccacaaatctaaagcttgaaatggcaataagtacatacctatcgataatcaccctaaatgtcaatggactgaatgcactgatcaaaagacatagagtcagtgaatggataaaaaaacaagacccatctatatgccgcttacaagagactcacctcaaactcaaaagcatgtacagactaaaagtcaagggatggaaaaagatatttcatgcaaacaacaaggagaaaaaatcaggtattgcagtacttgtatcagacaaaatagactccaaaacaaaaaaagcaacaagagataaagaatgacattacataatgataaagggctcagtccaaaaagaggatataaccattataaatatatatgcaaccaacacaggagcaccaatatatgtgaaaaaaatactaacagaactaaagaaggaaatagaatgcaatgcattcattttaggagacttcaacacaccattcactcaaaaggacagatccaccagacagaaaataagtaaggacacagaggcactgaacaacacactagaacagatggacctaacagatatctgtagaactctgcacccaaaagcaacaggacacacattcttttcaagtgcacatggaacattctccagaatagaccacatactaggccacaaaaagagccttagtaaattccaaaagattgaaattctaccaaccaacttttcagaccacaaaggtaaaaaactagaaataaatagtacaaagaatgcaaaaagactcacaaacacatggaggtttaagaacatgcttctaaatagtcaatggatcgacgaccaaattaaaatggagatacagcaatatatggaaataagtgacaacaacaacacaaagccccaacttctgtgggacgcagtgaaagcagtcttaagaggaaagtatatagcaatccaggcatatttaaagaaggaagaacaaatccaaatgaatagtctaatgttacaatattaaaataggaaaaagaataacaaatgacgcctagagtcagcagaaggagggacataataaatatcagagaagaaataaacaaaattgagaagaataaaacaatagcaaaaatcaatgaaaccaagagctggttctttgagaaaataaacaaaatagataaacatctagccagacttattaagagaaaaagagaatcaatacacatcaacagaatcagagatgagaaaggaaacatcacaatggacccatcagaaatacaaagaattattagagactactatgaaaacctatatgctaagaagctggaaaacctagaagaaatggacaacttcctagaaaaaatacaaccttccaagactgaccaaggaagaaacaaaaaatctaaataaacgaacaaccagaaaagaaattgaagtgggaatcaaaaaactacccaagaacaaaatccccatgccagttggatttaccttggaattttatcagacatacaaagacataatacccatactcctcaAAGTTTTcgataaaatagaagaggagggaatactcccaaactcattctatgaagccaacatcaccctaataccaaaaccaggcaaagaccccaccaaaaaagaaaattgcagaccaatatccctgatgaacgtagatgcaaaaatactcaacaaaatattagcaaactgaattcaaaaatacatcaaaaggatcatacaacatgaccaagtgggattcatcccagggatgcaaagatggtacaacattcgaaaatccatcaacatcatccaccacatcaacaaaaagaaagacaaaaaccacatgatcatctgcatagatgctgaaaaagcattcaacaaaattgaacatccattcatgataaaaattctcaacaaaatgggtatagagggcaagtacctcagcataacaaaggccatatatgataaacccacagccaacatcatactgaacagtgaaaatctgaaagcttttcctctgagattgggaacaagacagggatgcccactctccccatggtattcaacatagtactggaggtcctagccacagcaattagacaaaacaaagaaatacaaggaatccaaactggtaaagaagaagtcaaactgccactatttgcagaagacatgatattgtacataaaaaaccctaaagactccactccaaaactagtagaactgatatcagaatacagcagagttgtaggatacaaaattaacacacagaaatctgtggctttcctataccctaacaatgaactaatagaaagagaaatcaggaaaggaattccattcccaattgcatcaaaaagaataaaatacttaggaataaaccttaccaaggaagtgaaagacctataccctgaaaactataagacagtctttaagagaaactaaagaggacactagcaaatggaaactcatcccatgctcttgactaggaagaattaatatagtcaaaatgggcatcctgcccaaagcaatatacagagttgAAGctatccctgtcaaattaccaacagcattcttcaaggaaatagaacaaatagttgaaaaattcatatgaaaccacccaaggaccctgaatagccaaagcaatcctgagaaggaagaataaagtggcagggatcttgctccccaaattcaagctctcctacaaagtcacagtaatcaggacagtttggtactggcataagagcagagccacagaccagtggaacagaatagagactccaaacattaacccaaacatatatggtcaattaatatatgaaaaaggagccatggacataaaatggggaaatgacattctcttcaacaggtggtgctggaaaaactggacagctacatgtaagagaatgaaactggatcactgtctaaccccatacacaaaagtaaattcaaaatggatcaaagaactgaatgtaagtcatgaaaccataaaactcttacaaaaaaacagccaaaaatctcatggacataaacatgagtgacttcttcatgaacataacttcccgggcaagggaaacaaaggcaaaaatgaaaaaaatgggactatatcaagctgaaaatcttttgtacagcaaaggacaccatcaatagaacaaaaaggtaccctacagtatgggagaatacattcacaaacgacagatccaataaagggttgacatccaaaatatgtaaagagctcatgcacctcaaaaaacaaaaggaaataattcaattaaaaaatgggcagaggagctgaacagacagttctccaaagaagaaatcagatggccaacagacacatgaaaagatgctccacatcgcttgtcagagaaatgcaaattaaaaccacaatgagatctcacctcacacctgtaaggatcaccaccatacaaaagacaaacaacaacaaatgttggcgaggttgcagagaaagggaaaccctgctacactgctggtgggaatgcaaattagttccaccattgtggaaagcagtattgaggtttctcaaaaagctctaatagaaataccatttgaccctggaattccacttctaggaatttaccctaagagtgcagcactccagtttgaaaaagacagatgcacccctatgtttatcgctgcactatttacaatagccaagacatggaagcaacctaaatgtccatcagtagatgaatgaataaagaagatgtggtacatatacacaatgggatattattcagccataagaaaaaaacagatcctaccgttcacaacaacatggatggagctagagggtattatgctcagtgaaataagacatgcagagaaaaacaagtaccaaatgatttcactcatatgtggagtataagaacaaaggaaaactgaaggaacaaaacagcagcagaatcacagaacccaagaatggactaacagttaccaaagggaaagggactggggaggatgggtgggaagggaaggataagggcatggaaaaagaaagagagcattaggattagcatgtatagtgcatgggggcacagggagggctgtgcaacacagagaagacaagtagtgattttgcagcatcttactatgcagatggactgtgactgtgaggggttatgtgggagggacttgatgaagggggaagcctagtaaacataatgttcttcatgtaattgtagattaatgataccaaaattaaaattaaaattaaaaaaaggaaaacaaatcctaccatttgcaacaacattgatggagctagaaggtattatgctcagtgaaataagccaggcagagaaagacaagtagcaaatgatttcactcatatgtggagtatagtaacaaagaaaaactgaaggaacaaaacaacagaagaatcacagaacccaagaatggactaacggttaccaaagggaaagggactgggcaggaggggtgggaagggagggataagggcagggaacaagaaagggggccttacaattagcatgtataatgtgtgggggaggatagggagggatgtgcaacacagagaagacaagcagtgagtctacagcatcttactatgcttttggacagtgactgtaatggggtttgtggggtgggacttggtgaaggggaggagtctaataaccataatgttcttcatgtaattgtagattaatgataataaaatgaattttaaaaatgtaggtaaagtaaatatatattttggaaaaaaaaagaaaaaaagattaatgtGTGATCAATTTACAAAATATTCTAAGTTTTTACTATGATAGATTTTATGAATTTTGGTCTACATGTTGACACAGCCTGAAGTTAATCAAATATGGTTgtcaaacaaaacaacaaaaaagtgacCTGTTTTcccatatttattttctgaatgttATTTTCCGCATTGTAAATCTTGTTTTTTAAACAACTGCATTGCTTTCTTAAATTACTGTTAATTTTGGCATGAATCCCTCACAGAAATTACCTCACTAAGATAATAAGTTAAAAAATTCATGTTAAACAGTGACCTTATTTTTAAGCTCTTCTTTTCCctaacaaattaaaattttactatcACTTAGATCCCACATGATTTTAAACTGTTTAATGACTACAGTTGTTACCATCAGTATTTTAACTAATAGGAAATCATCCATActgtattatatttaaatatataatttaatataaacaatttataaatgaagaaataatctCAAAAAACTAAGTAAACTTTTACATCTAAATAAGTGTAAGTCTGAGGTTTGGCTCAACCTAAGACTGACTTTTTAAAAGCTCCAATCTTTCAACAATTTCCACTTTTGACACATAGAATCCTCTAGAAACTTCTCAACATTTCATGGAAATGCATGTCAATCAGTGACTCTGGGTTAtcaatattttgtgtttttcccTCCTTTCAAAAAGATACTAGATTTTGGAAGCCTCTTGTTTGGAtccattctttttcatgtttttctactCTCAGTAGagccatttttccattttttaattttttaatttttaattttgttatcattaatctacagttacatgaagaacattatgtttactaggctctccccttcaccaagtaccccccacaaaccccattgcagtcactgtccatcagcatagtaagatgctgtagagtcactacttgtcttctctgtgttgcacagccctccctatgcccccccccacacatgatacatgctaatcgtaatgccccctttctttttccctgcccttatccctcccttcccacccatcctccccagtccctttccttttggtaactgttggtctattcttgggttctgtgattctgctgctgtattcttccttcagtttttctttgttcctatactccgaattttaaatatttctcaaaccTTGGATTTCACTGTTTCATTCAAACTTAGCATATGACTCCGCTCAGAATTATTTAGTATATTTACTGAATTTTCTCTTAAATAGCTTTAAAGTAGCTTATATTCCAAAAATATACATCATAATCCTTTTGAacctttctttaaaatttaaaatttaaattacaacAGTAGTTTGAATACTCATAATAGAAATTTCCCTTAAATAATTTCATCaatgttttcctcttctttcccagACTGAAACCAAGTTCAGATTTCTAAGATCAGGCTGCCCAAATATCTTGATCCTCCTCACACTTTTCCTCAACTGGTGCTGATTTTCTTCCTCACCGTTTTCTTACTTTGAATGTCTACTCAATGCTTTTACCTACAGAAAGCTCAGGTTCTTTTGTGAATAAAAATTGATTCATATTGCACCTGttgataattttcattattttttttcaaattttcacaaGGGTCATTGAAAAAGTATACTACTTCTGAAACAGCTCTTGCAATTATTAATCGGCACAGATGAGCCAGGCTGGCTATTTCCTCGGCGCCCCACCCGCCCCACGCCTGAACTTCGCCATTTGCATCATCCCACATGAACCACAGTCTCACCCAAATGGCTATTTTCTTCTTCAGCTTTTCTAAAACGTCTCTGAAAATGCATGCATTTTCCAAAGTTGTGTTCATGTGTAGCCTTAAATTGCTTATCCTTTGTTTTATACTGTCTGAATTAGTCATTTTTTTACAAGCAGtacataaaatattattcttaCCAATTCCCAGTCCTTCACTAATTGAGTTACATCAGTGAATTTTAAATACCAAAAACGTCTAGAATTTTAACCTTTTACTCATGGGCCACTTTCCTTTCTCAAACATAATATCAACTTCCAATATGATGTATAATATTTTAAACCAAACAACCCATAATATCAACTTCCAATATGAAATATAAGATTTTAAACCAAACCAAATACTACTTTTATCCTGGAAACTTCTTTGAAAAATTCCAAATTAATttagctattttaatattttctttaatgaatCAACAAATTGTATTTAATTACAAAGCACAGCATGCATTTATCACCCCCAGACATTTGTAAGAACTCCCTGAAGATTAGACTTCatgttatttatctttctgtACTTTTAGActaaaaataatcacaaatacCAAAAATAGTAAAAGAGAAGGCCCCCAATGTATTCCTTTCTGTGCTAGTAATTGGTAAAGGTAAGGAACTTACAGTTTTCACATTgtgttgtttatattttaaaatgaagaaatgtacATCTTTTCAAATATTAACAAGAATTATTTGAGTTGAAAGATTACACATTATAAATACTTTCTAATGTACATTTATTTAGGATAAAAGCATAGTCTTAGTGTTAGAATTAAACATTTAAGGAATAATGAACCTTATCACATCCTGAAATTGTAAAGGTTCTTTCAAAGCATCAgattcatattttcatatacttacaaATTTTAAACAGGCACACATGTGTATATAAActgtgtatgtgttgtgtgtgtataacCCTTGAGTGTAGGATTATCCTTCAGTGGAGGATGTAGTGAGTTCTTGATATTATCCTTTAGCATAAAAGTGTTAGAATAAAGACAATCAAAAAGG
It contains:
- the LOC130680396 gene encoding olfactory receptor 14C36-like, with translation MANSTMVPEFLLVGFAEMLELSVLHALLFLLMYLATLLGNLLIITATTLDQNLHTPMYFFLRNMSILDMCYISVTVPNACVNSLTDNRVISVPGCAAQIFLVIYCVFVELLFLTIMARDRYVAICQPLHYPVIMNHQFCVWTTLVSLLIGFIYAAVHTGNTFQLSFCQYNVVRQFFCDIPSLLSLSCSDTFINELLIFISAMGIYGGCFIFIAMSYFHILSTVLKFPPRERGKAFSTCVPHILVFSVFLGSGSCVYLRPSGASDTVLDMILSVFYTIVPPFLNPIIYSLRNKQVKKAVRKVISRKFYSGKL